A genomic window from Alkalihalobacillus sp. AL-G includes:
- a CDS encoding anti-repressor SinI family protein has translation MEKQFKQVKLDHEWVELMKVAKQAGMTKTEVRAFFQQKFSLKAIQPKV, from the coding sequence ATGGAAAAACAGTTCAAACAAGTGAAGTTAGATCACGAATGGGTCGAACTTATGAAGGTCGCAAAACAGGCTGGTATGACGAAAACTGAAGTAAGAGCATTTTTCCAGCAAAAGTTCAGTCTAAAAGCTATACAACCAAAGGTGTAA